The Mycobacteriales bacterium genome segment GCGCGGCCCGCTCAGGCGCGGCATGCGGCATCACACGCGTATTCACGGGTAGGGTGGCGCCCGGACCTGGCCAGTACCGGTGCCAGGCACCGGCGTAACCCACGAGGAGGGCACGCGATGGCTGACACCTATGAGGGCTACTGCGTGAAGTGCAAGGAGAAGCGGCAGTTCGAGGGGGAGGTCCGCGTCAGCGACTCAGGTCGTCGGATGGCGCAGGGCACCTGCCCGGTCTGCGGCACCAAGATGAACCGCATTCTCGGCAAGGCCTGACACAGCACTCCACTCGTTCGCGACGGGGCGGCACCTTCGGGGTGTCGCCCCGCGCTGCGTCTCCGGGCGGTGAGACACCTCCGGGGCTGTGGACGGCGGCAGCGGCCCACGCCGGAAGGCTGGCAGTCTCGCAAGCGCGGCACCTACGGCCGCCCTTGCCGCCAGCCTCCGGAGGTCCGATGCGACCGGTGCTCAAGCCTGCCCTGCGACGACTGTGGCGTGATGCCACCACCGTGCAGCTCGGGCTCGATCCCGACCGCGCGGTCGTCCTGGGTGGCTGCGACCGCTCGGTAGCCGCACTGCTCGAGGCGCTCGACGGCACTCGCGACCGCGTCCAGCTGCTGCTCGAAGCGGCCCGGCGGGGCATCGACCCGGCGCTGGTCGACGAGCTGCTGCTCGCGCTCTCCCGGGCCGGAGCCCTCGACGACGCGGCGCGCCCGCTGGGCGAGCTCGCCCTCCTCCAGCCGGTCGAGCGCGA includes the following:
- a CDS encoding DUF5679 domain-containing protein, giving the protein MADTYEGYCVKCKEKRQFEGEVRVSDSGRRMAQGTCPVCGTKMNRILGKA